The following coding sequences lie in one Streptomyces sp. NBC_00510 genomic window:
- a CDS encoding phosphatase PAP2 family protein, whose amino-acid sequence MRIPHHPSHLSHPGPDARLGARLAAAAAATAVMAVPFALAALLVESGWPPLRRLDQGAADHLHRAALQHPGLVRVLRFLTDVVWDPATLRALVAVLVVWLLTRRAWRLAAWAGVTAVAGATTGLLAKNTVERARPHLPDPVAQAPGFSFPSGHAMTATTSCAVLLLALLPLVPKAWRPLPWALAGITVLGVGCTRVALGVHWVSDVLGGWLLGLVVVTATTLVFETWRAETGRPRTAPSQGLEPELTEAASEPPRDAWRP is encoded by the coding sequence ATGCGCATCCCGCACCACCCCTCGCACCTCTCGCATCCAGGACCCGACGCACGTCTGGGCGCCCGGCTGGCGGCCGCGGCGGCCGCCACAGCCGTCATGGCGGTGCCCTTCGCCCTCGCCGCACTGCTGGTGGAATCCGGATGGCCCCCGCTGCGCCGCCTGGACCAGGGCGCCGCCGACCACCTGCACCGCGCCGCCCTGCAGCATCCGGGCCTGGTGCGCGTGCTCCGCTTCCTCACCGACGTCGTCTGGGACCCGGCGACGCTGCGCGCGCTGGTGGCCGTACTGGTGGTGTGGCTGCTGACCCGCCGGGCCTGGCGCCTGGCGGCCTGGGCCGGGGTCACCGCGGTCGCCGGAGCCACGACGGGGCTGCTCGCCAAGAACACCGTCGAACGCGCCCGCCCCCATCTGCCGGACCCGGTCGCCCAGGCCCCAGGCTTCTCCTTCCCGTCCGGCCACGCCATGACGGCCACCACCTCCTGCGCCGTCCTGCTGCTCGCCCTGCTCCCCCTGGTGCCCAAGGCGTGGCGCCCGCTGCCGTGGGCCCTCGCCGGGATCACGGTGCTCGGCGTCGGCTGCACCCGGGTGGCCCTCGGCGTCCACTGGGTCAGCGACGTCCTGGGCGGCTGGCTGCTGGGCCTGGTCGTGGTCACCGCCACCACCCTCGTCTTCGAGACCTGGCGCGCCGAGACCGGACGCCCCCGCACCGCCCCCTCACAAGGCCTGGAGCCGGAACTCACGGAGGCCGCCTCCGAACCACCACGCGACGCCTGGCGGCCCTGA
- a CDS encoding DUF4352 domain-containing protein, with the protein MHNRITMAAALLLMAGVTTACGSGSDGPAPAPTSRAATAGPSPLRSEGGRWTLGTRWTWVDGPYVGNTTVVSYTQPATVGGTKPEHPAYEWAVAEVKVCNTVGDVFTVSRSPWSVAYADGARVKPMDRDAPGFPRPLFPRTDTQVKGGACVRGNIVFAVREGKRPDRVVYAPDSSGEPVVEEWAVPAK; encoded by the coding sequence ATGCACAACCGCATCACCATGGCCGCAGCCCTATTACTCATGGCCGGCGTCACGACGGCCTGCGGGAGCGGCAGCGACGGACCCGCCCCCGCGCCCACGTCACGAGCCGCCACGGCCGGTCCCTCGCCGCTCAGGAGCGAGGGCGGCCGGTGGACGCTCGGCACCCGATGGACGTGGGTCGACGGACCGTACGTAGGCAACACCACCGTCGTCTCCTACACCCAGCCGGCGACCGTCGGCGGCACCAAGCCTGAGCACCCCGCGTACGAGTGGGCGGTCGCCGAGGTGAAGGTCTGCAACACGGTCGGCGACGTGTTCACCGTGTCGCGGTCCCCCTGGTCCGTGGCCTACGCGGACGGGGCACGGGTGAAGCCCATGGACAGGGACGCGCCCGGGTTCCCGCGGCCGCTGTTTCCGCGCACGGACACCCAGGTCAAGGGTGGAGCCTGCGTGCGGGGCAACATCGTGTTCGCGGTGCGGGAGGGGAAGCGGCCGGATCGGGTGGTGTACGCGCCGGACAGCAGTGGCGAGCCCGTGGTCGAGGAGTGGGCGGTGCCGGCGAAGTAG
- a CDS encoding PadR family transcriptional regulator — MTRSRRPSAQTIAVVLALAETPTDWRYGYELCRMLDIRAGSMYPILIRLADRGQLETTWESDAPAGRPPRHLYRLTGAGLALAAELAEQERDTVTERSGLRLGWEGA; from the coding sequence ATGACGCGGTCCCGACGCCCCTCGGCGCAGACCATCGCGGTGGTGCTGGCGCTGGCCGAAACCCCGACCGACTGGCGGTACGGCTACGAACTGTGCCGCATGCTCGACATCCGGGCCGGGTCGATGTACCCGATCCTGATACGGCTGGCCGACCGCGGGCAGCTGGAGACCACATGGGAGTCCGACGCACCGGCCGGACGGCCCCCGCGGCACCTGTACCGCCTCACGGGCGCCGGCCTGGCGCTGGCCGCCGAACTCGCCGAGCAGGAACGCGACACCGTCACGGAACGGTCCGGGCTGCGTCTGGGGTGGGAGGGCGCATGA
- a CDS encoding oxidoreductase, translated as MITWFITGAARGFGLEVARQALERGDRVVATARDPRDVEKALSAYGDRVLAVALDVTDEPQARAAVDAAVYAFGRIDVLVNNAGRGVLGAVEETSDAAFRSVYETNVFGLANLTRAVLPVMRRQRSGRILNLSSIGGFRGAPGFGVYCSTKFAVEGLSEALHDELAPLGIHVVIVEPGYFRTDFLDASSLHTEGQVIADYAATAGAVRDAVPGLNHGQPGDPIKGARAMIELADSDHPPMRAQLGSDCAAAMDGKIVQLRKEADTWRALALSTDHDDTKSAV; from the coding sequence ATGATCACATGGTTCATCACCGGCGCGGCCCGTGGATTCGGCCTGGAGGTCGCACGTCAGGCGCTGGAACGCGGTGACCGCGTCGTGGCGACGGCACGCGACCCCCGGGACGTGGAGAAGGCGCTCTCCGCGTACGGCGACCGGGTGCTCGCGGTCGCGCTGGACGTGACCGACGAGCCGCAGGCCCGTGCGGCGGTCGACGCGGCCGTGTACGCCTTCGGCAGGATCGACGTCCTGGTCAACAACGCGGGCCGCGGTGTCCTGGGAGCGGTCGAGGAGACCTCCGACGCGGCGTTCCGGTCGGTGTACGAGACGAACGTCTTCGGTCTGGCCAACCTTACCCGCGCCGTCCTCCCGGTGATGCGCCGGCAGCGGTCGGGCCGCATCCTCAACCTCAGTTCCATCGGCGGTTTCCGAGGCGCGCCCGGCTTCGGCGTCTACTGCTCCACCAAGTTCGCGGTGGAGGGGCTCTCCGAAGCCCTCCACGACGAACTGGCCCCGCTGGGCATCCACGTCGTCATCGTCGAACCGGGCTATTTCCGCACCGACTTCCTCGACGCGTCCAGCCTGCACACCGAGGGTCAGGTGATCGCCGACTACGCCGCCACCGCGGGCGCGGTGCGCGACGCCGTCCCCGGCCTCAACCACGGCCAGCCGGGTGACCCGATCAAGGGCGCCCGGGCCATGATCGAGCTCGCCGACTCCGACCACCCCCCGATGCGGGCCCAATTGGGCAGCGACTGCGCCGCCGCGATGGACGGCAAGATCGTCCAGCTCCGCAAGGAGGCGGACACCTGGCGGGCCCTGGCCCTGTCCACCGACCACGACGACACCAAGTCCGCGGTCTGA
- a CDS encoding SDR family oxidoreductase produces MTGSKAHHDPPDLAGQTVVVIGASAGIGFETARRVRAGGGEVVLVGRDPERLRQAADELRPLSTAAFDATDTDRLKEFFQGLPGTVDHVLLTAGSPFYMPLADMDLGEARRHFSERLAMTLAVALYSADKVRPGGTLLFIGGTGGRRPGVGLAVTSALTAALPALTANLALELAPIRVNLVAAGFVDTSLSASLLGDQLEARREELRAKLPIRRVVGPADVAALATHIMCNDALTGGTYDIDGGQNLIAH; encoded by the coding sequence ATGACGGGCAGCAAGGCGCACCACGACCCCCCTGACCTCGCCGGCCAGACCGTCGTGGTGATCGGGGCCAGCGCGGGCATCGGCTTCGAGACCGCGCGCCGCGTACGGGCCGGTGGCGGCGAGGTGGTGCTGGTCGGACGCGACCCCGAGCGGCTGCGGCAGGCCGCGGACGAGCTCCGGCCCCTGAGCACGGCGGCCTTCGACGCCACCGACACCGACCGTCTCAAGGAGTTCTTCCAGGGCCTGCCCGGCACGGTCGACCACGTGCTGCTCACGGCCGGCAGCCCCTTCTACATGCCGCTCGCCGACATGGACCTCGGGGAGGCACGCCGCCACTTCAGCGAACGTCTGGCCATGACCTTAGCGGTGGCGCTCTACAGCGCCGACAAGGTCCGCCCCGGCGGCACGCTGCTGTTCATCGGCGGCACCGGCGGCCGGCGTCCCGGCGTCGGCCTGGCCGTGACCTCCGCGCTCACCGCAGCCCTTCCCGCCCTCACCGCGAACCTGGCGCTCGAGCTGGCGCCGATCCGCGTGAACCTCGTCGCCGCCGGCTTCGTGGACACCTCCCTGTCGGCGTCGCTCCTGGGTGACCAACTCGAGGCCCGGCGCGAGGAACTGCGCGCCAAGCTGCCCATCCGGCGGGTCGTCGGCCCGGCGGACGTCGCCGCCCTGGCCACCCACATCATGTGCAACGACGCGCTCACCGGCGGGACGTACGACATCGACGGCGGCCAGAACCTCATCGCGCACTGA
- a CDS encoding SDR family oxidoreductase, translating into MKVQGSVALVTGANRGLGEQFVRALFEAGAAKVYAGARDPAKVGVPGAVPIAVDITDQESVRAAAEQAGDVTFLINNAGSTTRANVLTADLDAFRTEFETHVLGTLAMSRAFAPVLGRNGGGAIVNVLSVLSWVSIPRTAGYAAAKSAEWSITNALRVALAEQGTQVTALHVSYLATEMAAAVSGPKADPAAVARATLDGVEAGADEVLADDVTRQVQAALPGGPGTLYPQLRGGEPLV; encoded by the coding sequence ATGAAGGTCCAAGGGTCCGTCGCCCTCGTCACCGGAGCCAACCGCGGGCTCGGTGAGCAGTTCGTGCGGGCGCTCTTCGAGGCCGGGGCGGCCAAGGTCTACGCGGGAGCCCGCGACCCCGCGAAGGTCGGCGTCCCCGGCGCCGTCCCGATCGCGGTGGACATCACCGACCAGGAGTCGGTCCGTGCCGCGGCCGAGCAGGCCGGGGACGTGACGTTCCTGATCAACAACGCGGGCTCGACGACCCGCGCGAACGTCCTCACCGCCGACCTCGACGCGTTCCGTACGGAATTCGAGACGCACGTCCTCGGCACACTCGCCATGAGCAGGGCGTTCGCCCCGGTCCTCGGGCGCAACGGGGGCGGCGCGATCGTCAACGTGCTCTCCGTGCTGTCCTGGGTCTCCATCCCGCGCACCGCCGGGTACGCCGCCGCCAAGTCCGCCGAATGGTCGATCACCAACGCCCTGCGGGTGGCGCTCGCCGAGCAGGGCACGCAGGTCACCGCGCTCCACGTCAGCTACCTCGCGACGGAGATGGCCGCGGCCGTGAGCGGTCCGAAGGCCGATCCCGCCGCGGTGGCCCGCGCCACCCTCGACGGCGTGGAGGCCGGAGCGGACGAGGTGCTCGCCGACGACGTCACCCGGCAGGTCCAGGCGGCCCTGCCCGGCGGCCCCGGCACGCTGTACCCGCAGCTGCGCGGCGGCGAGCCGCTGGTCTGA
- a CDS encoding D-alanyl-D-alanine carboxypeptidase, which yields MAGESPGGADQQESSGQTADPDETNGAAEPSVLSGERRTLLDELTNPPPPPPPPPPAAAEERTPVSPVRLWLPVVVLLALVFCVVQALRPLPAPALKLTAAPSYTFGGDGPSLPWPAEGQAVLEAEGLGRIGTFGVQRPVPIASVAKVMTAYVILRDHPIGDGGEGKTVEVDRKAEDQFGSGQTEGESVVKVTAGQKLSEYEALEAVMLPSANNIARLLARWDAGTEEAFVRKMNAAARELGMDDTTYTDPSGLEATTVSTASDQVKLAHAAMKDEVFAELAAKTRYTDLNGDVQRNVNQLVGSGGVVGIKTGSSTKAGGNLLFAAVREFGGTQQLVIGAMLGQHKADILDTVLGRSNTLLQAALGALASDTVLRKGEVVGYVDDGLGGRTEVMAAEDVRAIGWSGLKVRLSLHAPKNGVPHAAPAGAPIGTLTVGDEDSAVEVPVALGRHLSSPSIGSKLTRLG from the coding sequence GTGGCGGGCGAGTCTCCCGGCGGGGCGGATCAGCAGGAGTCGTCGGGGCAGACGGCGGACCCGGACGAGACGAACGGTGCGGCGGAGCCCTCCGTGCTCAGCGGCGAGCGCCGGACGCTGCTGGACGAGCTGACGAACCCTCCTCCGCCACCCCCTCCTCCGCCACCGGCGGCCGCGGAGGAGCGCACCCCCGTGAGCCCGGTGAGGCTCTGGCTTCCGGTGGTCGTGCTGCTGGCGCTGGTCTTCTGCGTGGTTCAGGCGCTGCGCCCGCTGCCGGCGCCCGCGCTGAAGCTGACCGCGGCGCCCTCGTACACGTTCGGCGGCGACGGACCGTCGCTGCCGTGGCCCGCCGAGGGCCAAGCGGTCCTGGAAGCCGAAGGGCTGGGCCGGATCGGCACGTTCGGCGTGCAGCGGCCGGTGCCGATCGCGAGCGTCGCGAAGGTGATGACGGCCTACGTCATCCTGCGCGACCACCCGATCGGGGACGGCGGCGAGGGCAAGACCGTCGAGGTCGACCGCAAGGCCGAGGACCAGTTCGGCAGCGGGCAGACGGAGGGGGAGTCCGTCGTCAAGGTCACCGCCGGGCAGAAGCTCAGCGAGTACGAGGCGCTGGAGGCCGTCATGCTGCCCTCGGCCAACAACATCGCCCGCCTGCTCGCCCGTTGGGACGCGGGGACGGAGGAGGCGTTCGTGAGGAAGATGAACGCCGCCGCCAGGGAACTCGGGATGGACGACACGACGTACACCGACCCGAGCGGCCTGGAGGCGACCACCGTCAGCACCGCGAGCGACCAGGTCAAGCTGGCGCACGCGGCGATGAAGGACGAGGTCTTCGCGGAACTCGCCGCCAAGACCCGGTACACGGACCTGAACGGTGACGTCCAGAGGAACGTCAACCAGCTCGTCGGCTCCGGCGGCGTCGTCGGCATCAAGACCGGCAGCAGCACCAAGGCGGGCGGCAACCTCCTCTTCGCGGCGGTCCGTGAGTTCGGCGGTACGCAGCAGCTCGTCATCGGAGCGATGCTGGGGCAGCACAAGGCCGACATCCTCGACACGGTGCTGGGCCGCAGCAACACCCTCCTCCAGGCCGCGCTGGGCGCCCTCGCCTCGGACACGGTGCTCAGGAAGGGTGAGGTCGTCGGCTACGTGGACGACGGCCTCGGCGGCCGCACCGAGGTCATGGCGGCCGAGGACGTCCGGGCGATCGGCTGGAGCGGACTGAAGGTCCGGCTCTCCCTGCACGCCCCCAAGAACGGCGTCCCGCACGCGGCGCCGGCCGGCGCCCCCATCGGCACCCTCACCGTCGGGGACGAGGACAGCGCCGTCGAAGTGCCCGTCGCCCTCGGCCGCCACCTGTCGTCGCCGTCGATCGGCTCGAAGCTCACCCGCCTCGGCTGA
- the ligA gene encoding NAD-dependent DNA ligase LigA: MTTVIAAPLMSREDYRSAVDTALQACAAYYADGTSPLDDAAYDLLAGRIRDYELEHPEDVREDSPTGKVGGGAAPAGDVAHTVPMLSLDNVFSPEELVKWDASVARRLGAPVQGGYVTEPKLDGAAIAARYVDGRLTQLVTRGDGTSGEDVSHAIGSIVGLPLELNTPSTFEVRGEVLLTREQFAAANAIRTAHGAKVFSNPRNGTAGTLRAKDRPYVIETTFYAYGVVGLPGDTHTEMMDAVAAAGVQTTAATPAGPRVCGTVEEVQRRVDEIAGLRAELPFGIDGVVIKADAVAEQEKAGFATRHPHWATAYKLAAAVRQSKLLAVEWNVGRTGIIAPRAVLEPVEVDGSVVRYATLHNPKFIRDSGMMIGDTVMVWKAGDIIPRIEAPVVELRTGDETPVVFPESCPTCGGEIDTSGERWECAGGTGGGCGLLAALRYAVGRDQLDIDGLGVTYLEALVDGGAVADVADLFGLTRGQLVEATRSEKRADTVVAQIEAARAKPLNRVFCALGIVRTGRTLSREIARHFGTMDAIRAADADALAAVHKLPAANAPKIAAHIAAMGPVIDKLVAAGVTMTEPVAPVAAATPGEAKPLDGQVVVITGGMNGPLAGRNRNEMNELVSNAGGSSSGSVSKKTTILVAGQGAGSKLAKAQELGTRVLTEQEFADLVADHLA, translated from the coding sequence ATGACGACAGTGATCGCTGCCCCGCTGATGTCCCGTGAGGACTACCGCTCCGCCGTCGACACGGCCCTGCAGGCGTGCGCCGCCTACTACGCCGACGGGACGAGCCCGCTGGACGACGCCGCGTACGACCTGCTGGCCGGCCGCATCCGCGACTACGAGCTGGAGCATCCCGAGGACGTCCGGGAGGACTCCCCCACGGGCAAGGTGGGCGGTGGTGCCGCCCCGGCGGGCGATGTCGCCCACACCGTTCCCATGTTGTCCCTCGACAATGTGTTCAGCCCCGAGGAACTGGTGAAGTGGGACGCGTCCGTGGCCCGCCGTCTGGGGGCGCCGGTTCAGGGCGGCTACGTCACCGAGCCCAAGCTGGACGGCGCGGCCATCGCCGCCCGGTACGTGGACGGGCGCCTGACACAACTCGTCACCCGGGGCGACGGCACCTCCGGCGAGGACGTCTCCCACGCGATCGGGTCGATCGTGGGCCTGCCCCTGGAGCTGAACACGCCGTCCACCTTCGAGGTGCGCGGGGAAGTCCTGCTCACCCGGGAGCAGTTCGCGGCGGCCAACGCCATCCGCACGGCCCACGGGGCGAAGGTCTTCTCCAACCCGCGCAACGGCACGGCCGGGACGCTGCGCGCCAAGGACCGCCCCTACGTGATCGAGACGACCTTCTACGCGTACGGCGTGGTCGGCCTGCCCGGTGACACGCACACCGAGATGATGGACGCGGTCGCCGCCGCCGGGGTGCAGACCACGGCCGCGACGCCGGCCGGGCCGCGTGTCTGCGGCACGGTGGAGGAGGTGCAGCGCCGCGTCGACGAGATCGCCGGGCTGCGCGCGGAGCTGCCGTTCGGCATCGACGGCGTCGTCATCAAGGCCGACGCGGTCGCCGAGCAGGAGAAGGCCGGGTTCGCCACCCGCCACCCGCACTGGGCGACGGCGTACAAACTCGCCGCCGCCGTCCGGCAGTCGAAGCTCCTCGCGGTGGAGTGGAACGTCGGACGCACCGGCATCATCGCGCCGCGGGCCGTGCTGGAGCCGGTCGAGGTCGACGGCAGCGTCGTCCGGTACGCGACGCTGCACAACCCGAAGTTCATCCGCGACAGCGGCATGATGATCGGGGACACCGTCATGGTGTGGAAGGCCGGCGACATCATCCCCCGCATCGAGGCACCCGTGGTGGAACTGCGCACGGGCGACGAGACACCCGTGGTGTTCCCCGAGTCGTGCCCGACGTGCGGCGGCGAGATCGACACCTCCGGCGAACGGTGGGAGTGCGCGGGCGGCACCGGCGGCGGATGCGGGCTGCTCGCCGCGCTGCGGTACGCCGTGGGCCGCGACCAGCTCGACATCGACGGTCTCGGGGTCACCTACCTGGAGGCCCTCGTCGACGGCGGCGCGGTCGCCGACGTGGCCGACCTGTTCGGCCTCACGCGCGGGCAACTGGTCGAGGCGACCCGCAGCGAGAAGCGCGCCGACACCGTGGTGGCGCAGATCGAGGCGGCAAGGGCCAAGCCCCTCAACCGGGTGTTCTGCGCGCTCGGTATCGTCCGCACCGGCCGTACGCTGTCGCGGGAGATCGCCCGTCACTTCGGCACGATGGACGCGATACGCGCTGCCGACGCCGACGCCCTGGCCGCGGTGCACAAGCTTCCGGCGGCCAACGCCCCCAAGATCGCGGCCCACATCGCGGCCATGGGACCCGTCATCGACAAGCTCGTCGCCGCGGGCGTCACCATGACCGAGCCCGTGGCGCCGGTCGCCGCCGCCACACCTGGCGAGGCGAAGCCCCTGGACGGTCAGGTCGTCGTCATCACGGGCGGCATGAACGGGCCCCTCGCCGGCAGGAACCGCAACGAGATGAACGAGCTCGTCAGCAACGCCGGCGGCAGCTCCTCCGGCAGCGTGTCGAAGAAGACCACCATCCTCGTCGCGGGCCAGGGGGCGGGGTCCAAGCTCGCCAAGGCGCAGGAACTGGGCACGAGAGTGCTCACCGAGCAGGAGTTCGCCGACCTGGTCGCCGACCACCTCGCCTAG
- a CDS encoding nitronate monooxygenase — protein sequence MATVPIPLRTPFTDLVGCDVPIQLAGMGWVSGLDLADAVSAAGALGMVGYPMVPPPVLTDLLDAVRRRTSRPVGVNFILPLLEDEACVDVAAERMPVVEFFYADPVPRLVTRAKRGGALAAWQVGSVEEARAAADAGCDFVVVQGREAGGHVRGVRPLLPLLDEVLDAVDVPVVAAGGIGTARSLAAVLAAGAHAARIGTRFVATHESDAHPRYKEALIRAGAGDTVLTTQFSTGWPDAPHRVLSECVERARALDTDIAGEAVLGGVPVPVPASSPVCPLRTTTGHLDAMALYAGEAVGTVSRIESALDVVRELADGAARLLCKASGGIGKESA from the coding sequence ATGGCGACCGTACCCATCCCGCTGCGCACCCCGTTCACCGACCTCGTCGGCTGCGACGTGCCGATCCAGCTGGCCGGCATGGGCTGGGTGAGCGGGCTGGACCTCGCCGACGCGGTGTCCGCGGCGGGGGCGCTCGGCATGGTGGGCTACCCGATGGTGCCACCGCCCGTGCTCACCGACCTGCTCGACGCGGTGCGGCGGCGCACCTCCCGCCCGGTGGGGGTCAACTTCATCCTGCCGCTGCTCGAGGACGAGGCGTGCGTCGACGTCGCCGCGGAGCGGATGCCGGTCGTCGAGTTCTTCTACGCGGATCCCGTACCCCGCCTGGTCACCCGTGCCAAGCGCGGCGGGGCGCTGGCCGCCTGGCAGGTGGGTTCGGTCGAGGAGGCCCGGGCCGCGGCCGACGCGGGGTGCGACTTCGTCGTCGTCCAGGGCAGGGAGGCGGGCGGTCACGTGCGCGGGGTAAGGCCCCTGCTCCCGCTCCTCGACGAGGTCCTCGACGCGGTCGACGTCCCCGTCGTCGCGGCGGGCGGCATCGGCACCGCGCGGTCCCTCGCCGCGGTGCTGGCCGCCGGGGCGCACGCGGCCCGTATCGGCACGCGGTTCGTCGCCACGCACGAGTCCGACGCGCACCCGCGGTACAAGGAGGCCCTGATCAGGGCGGGCGCCGGCGACACCGTACTGACGACGCAGTTCTCGACCGGATGGCCGGACGCGCCGCACCGCGTCCTGTCGGAGTGCGTCGAGCGCGCACGCGCCCTGGACACCGACATCGCCGGCGAGGCGGTGCTGGGCGGCGTGCCCGTACCCGTCCCGGCGTCCAGCCCGGTCTGCCCGCTCCGGACCACGACCGGGCACCTGGACGCGATGGCCCTCTACGCGGGCGAGGCGGTCGGCACGGTCTCCCGCATCGAGTCGGCCCTCGACGTCGTCCGCGAACTCGCCGACGGGGCCGCCCGACTGCTGTGCAAGGCGTCCGGCGGCATCGGCAAGGAGTCCGCCTGA
- a CDS encoding alpha/beta hydrolase yields MRAEQHIVTPDADIAFWDEGDGEAVLLVHASFGADWFAPLAGLLPGLRVVRTHRAGYGRSRDLSGRLGVTDHARHLAEVLRARGIGPAHVVGHSTGGTITLQLAAAHPELVWSMVLLEPAFPYAPDEPESDAMRRAVAAAEEGDLARAYGFFPGSVCAPGYLDVMTRALGTEGFRKSVFSGRYFFEHERAAFAAWDADAAGLEDLPQPVLLVAGGEGERLNSPYRARNRALAGRLARARQVTLPGVSHAMPLEDPSLVAWTVLDFIRRHPVEAAHRPSG; encoded by the coding sequence ATGCGAGCGGAGCAACACATCGTGACACCGGACGCGGACATCGCCTTCTGGGACGAAGGGGACGGCGAGGCGGTACTGCTCGTCCACGCCTCCTTCGGCGCCGACTGGTTCGCACCGCTCGCCGGGCTGCTCCCCGGCTTGCGGGTCGTACGCACCCATCGCGCCGGGTACGGCCGGAGCCGGGACCTGAGCGGTCGGCTGGGCGTCACCGACCATGCCCGGCACCTCGCGGAGGTGCTCCGCGCCCGGGGGATCGGGCCGGCGCACGTGGTCGGCCACTCGACCGGCGGCACCATCACCCTGCAACTGGCCGCCGCGCACCCGGAGCTCGTCTGGTCGATGGTGCTGCTGGAACCGGCGTTCCCGTACGCCCCCGACGAGCCGGAGAGCGACGCCATGCGCCGGGCCGTCGCCGCCGCGGAGGAGGGCGACCTGGCGCGGGCCTACGGCTTCTTCCCCGGGAGCGTGTGCGCCCCCGGCTACCTGGACGTCATGACCCGCGCGCTCGGCACGGAGGGCTTCAGGAAGTCGGTGTTCAGCGGCAGGTACTTCTTCGAGCACGAGCGAGCGGCGTTCGCCGCGTGGGACGCCGACGCCGCCGGCCTCGAAGACCTGCCGCAGCCGGTGCTCCTGGTGGCGGGCGGCGAGGGGGAGCGCCTCAACAGCCCCTACCGGGCGCGGAACCGCGCGCTGGCCGGGCGGCTCGCCCGGGCCCGGCAGGTGACGCTGCCGGGCGTCAGCCACGCGATGCCCCTGGAGGACCCCTCCCTCGTCGCGTGGACCGTCCTCGACTTCATCCGGCGTCACCCCGTCGAGGCGGCGCATCGGCCGTCGGGGTGA
- a CDS encoding LysR family transcriptional regulator, which produces MDLRQMEVVVAVAEEGGFTAAAQRLHVVQSAVSGTVRALEKELGSALFDRTTHRVSLTPAGEAFVPAARAALRAAEEARAVVDAVRGEVRGRVTVAIMQGVWAGLHRALAGLRAEHPGVSVRLQQAPVANVRQALSEGTVDLGVVALDRQQQRGLVTRLLSREEMLLVSSPTRTFAEDDLVRLDEISGMPFVDFLPGWAIRYSVDRAFRAAAVERSTVFEVNDIVAASELVRHDLGVCIMPASIAARFPDLSVRRFVQHAPAWKVMVVRRRGDMSPAVEALLRHITPRTAAETAG; this is translated from the coding sequence ATGGATCTGCGGCAGATGGAAGTGGTGGTCGCGGTCGCCGAGGAGGGCGGGTTCACGGCGGCGGCGCAGCGGCTGCACGTGGTGCAGTCCGCGGTGTCCGGCACGGTGCGGGCGCTGGAGAAGGAACTGGGCAGCGCCTTGTTCGACCGGACCACGCACCGCGTGTCGCTGACCCCGGCGGGGGAGGCGTTCGTGCCCGCCGCCCGTGCGGCGCTCCGCGCGGCCGAGGAGGCGCGAGCGGTGGTCGACGCCGTACGGGGTGAGGTGCGCGGACGCGTGACGGTCGCCATCATGCAGGGCGTCTGGGCCGGGCTGCACCGTGCCCTGGCGGGGCTGCGCGCGGAGCACCCCGGGGTGAGCGTACGTCTGCAGCAGGCACCGGTGGCCAACGTCCGGCAGGCGCTGAGCGAGGGCACGGTGGACCTCGGCGTGGTGGCGCTCGACCGGCAGCAGCAACGGGGGCTGGTGACCCGTCTGCTGTCGCGAGAGGAGATGCTGCTGGTGTCCTCGCCGACGCGCACCTTCGCCGAGGACGACCTGGTGCGCCTCGACGAGATCTCCGGCATGCCCTTCGTGGACTTCCTGCCCGGCTGGGCCATTCGCTACTCGGTGGACCGGGCCTTCCGGGCCGCCGCAGTGGAGCGGTCCACGGTGTTCGAGGTCAACGACATCGTGGCGGCGTCCGAGCTGGTCCGGCACGACCTCGGGGTGTGCATCATGCCGGCGTCGATCGCGGCCCGGTTCCCGGACCTCTCCGTACGCCGGTTCGTGCAGCACGCCCCCGCCTGGAAGGTCATGGTGGTCCGCCGCCGGGGAGACATGTCGCCCGCGGTCGAGGCGCTGCTGCGGCACATCACCCCCCGGACGGCGGCGGAGACGGCGGGATGA